From the genome of Suricata suricatta isolate VVHF042 chromosome 3, meerkat_22Aug2017_6uvM2_HiC, whole genome shotgun sequence, one region includes:
- the NABP1 gene encoding SOSS complex subunit B2 isoform X1 codes for MNGVSDPPLFIKDIKPGLKNLNVVFIVLEIGRVTKTKDGHEVRSCKVADKTGSITISVWDEIGGLIQPGDIIRLTRGYASMWKGCLTLYTGRGGELQKIGEFCMVYSEVPNFSEPNPDYRGQQSRGAHNEQKNNSMNNNMGTGTFGPVGNGVQTGPESRGCQFSYAGRSSGRGPTNPQLQGTANNQTVMTTITKLFSCSSLLLKNLKNGNTLKRKPPKPSELQSIMNICPTSLRGWYSSRRGRKLSTFLFPGAFPCEFLNVETPTENKNHLV; via the exons ATGAATGGGGTCAGCGACCCACctctttttataaaagatattaaGCCCGGACTGAAAAACTTAAATGTCGTCTTTATTGTCCTGGAGATAG GACGCGTGACCAAAACCAAAGACGGCCATGAAGTGAGATCATGCAAAGTAGCAGATAAAACGGGCAGCATCACTATTTCCGTGTGGGATGAAATCGGAGGTCTTATACAGCCAGGGGATATTATTCGGTTGACCAGAGG atatgCATCCATGTGGAAGGGGTGTTTGACACTTTATACTGGAAGGGGTGGAGAACTTCAAAAAATTGGGGA attttgtatGGTTTATTCAGAAGTGCCAAATTTCAGTGAACCCAACCCAGATTATCGAGGACAACAGAGCAGAGGG gcACACAATGAACAGAAGAATAATTCCATGAATAATAACATGGGTACAGGTACATTTGGACCAGtgg gAAATGGGGTTCAAACTGGCCCAGAATCAAGGGGATGCCAATTTTCATATGCTGGTAGAAGCAGTGGCCGGGGACCTACAAATCCACAACTCCAAGGAACAGCTAATAATCAAACAGTCATGACCACAATAA CAAAACTGTTCAGCTGCTCAAGTCTCCTGTTGAAGAATTTGAAGAACGGGAACACTCTGAAAA ggAAGCCTCCAAAACCAAGTGAATTACAATCCATAATGAATATTTGCCCCACCAGTCTGCGTGGATGGTACTCatcaagaagaggaagaaagttgTCTACCTTCCTCTTTCCTGGTGCTTTCCcctgtgaatttttaaatgttgaaacaCCTAccgaaaacaaaaaccatttggTATAG
- the NABP1 gene encoding SOSS complex subunit B2 isoform X3 produces MWKGCLTLYTGRGGELQKIGEFCMVYSEVPNFSEPNPDYRGQQSRGAHNEQKNNSMNNNMGTGTFGPVGNGVQTGPESRGCQFSYAGRSSGRGPTNPQLQGTANNQTVMTTITKLFSCSSLLLKNLKNGNTLKRKPPKPSELQSIMNICPTSLRGWYSSRRGRKLSTFLFPGAFPCEFLNVETPTENKNHLV; encoded by the exons ATGTGGAAGGGGTGTTTGACACTTTATACTGGAAGGGGTGGAGAACTTCAAAAAATTGGGGA attttgtatGGTTTATTCAGAAGTGCCAAATTTCAGTGAACCCAACCCAGATTATCGAGGACAACAGAGCAGAGGG gcACACAATGAACAGAAGAATAATTCCATGAATAATAACATGGGTACAGGTACATTTGGACCAGtgg gAAATGGGGTTCAAACTGGCCCAGAATCAAGGGGATGCCAATTTTCATATGCTGGTAGAAGCAGTGGCCGGGGACCTACAAATCCACAACTCCAAGGAACAGCTAATAATCAAACAGTCATGACCACAATAA CAAAACTGTTCAGCTGCTCAAGTCTCCTGTTGAAGAATTTGAAGAACGGGAACACTCTGAAAA ggAAGCCTCCAAAACCAAGTGAATTACAATCCATAATGAATATTTGCCCCACCAGTCTGCGTGGATGGTACTCatcaagaagaggaagaaagttgTCTACCTTCCTCTTTCCTGGTGCTTTCCcctgtgaatttttaaatgttgaaacaCCTAccgaaaacaaaaaccatttggTATAG
- the NABP1 gene encoding SOSS complex subunit B2 isoform X2 produces MNGVSDPPLFIKDIKPGLKNLNVVFIVLEIGRVTKTKDGHEVRSCKVADKTGSITISVWDEIGGLIQPGDIIRLTRGYASMWKGCLTLYTGRGGELQKIGEFCMVYSEVPNFSEPNPDYRGQQSRGAHNEQKNNSMNNNMGTGTFGPVGNGVQTGPESRGCQFSYAGRSSGRGPTNPQLQGTANNQTVMTTISNGRDPRRAFKR; encoded by the exons ATGAATGGGGTCAGCGACCCACctctttttataaaagatattaaGCCCGGACTGAAAAACTTAAATGTCGTCTTTATTGTCCTGGAGATAG GACGCGTGACCAAAACCAAAGACGGCCATGAAGTGAGATCATGCAAAGTAGCAGATAAAACGGGCAGCATCACTATTTCCGTGTGGGATGAAATCGGAGGTCTTATACAGCCAGGGGATATTATTCGGTTGACCAGAGG atatgCATCCATGTGGAAGGGGTGTTTGACACTTTATACTGGAAGGGGTGGAGAACTTCAAAAAATTGGGGA attttgtatGGTTTATTCAGAAGTGCCAAATTTCAGTGAACCCAACCCAGATTATCGAGGACAACAGAGCAGAGGG gcACACAATGAACAGAAGAATAATTCCATGAATAATAACATGGGTACAGGTACATTTGGACCAGtgg gAAATGGGGTTCAAACTGGCCCAGAATCAAGGGGATGCCAATTTTCATATGCTGGTAGAAGCAGTGGCCGGGGACCTACAAATCCACAACTCCAAGGAACAGCTAATAATCAAACAGTCATGACCACAATAAGTAATGGCAGGGACCCTCGGAGAGCCTTTAAGAGATGA